The following coding sequences are from one Paludisphaera rhizosphaerae window:
- a CDS encoding PEP-CTERM sorting domain-containing protein, which produces MRRMRLAATLFALTLSSTALGVPIITVEDGSTLVVDSATKANYDVRGSLDIRAGADVNSVYSYSEGSGKVTMSGGRVDYGISLSRGLFESTGGESYGAGNYSNGLDIGWGQAVISGGTFVGGNGTLAAGSGVAGSAGTWNGVPFVSELAISGGTFIGGTGAGGYYGGDTGYSLISLGNTTVTGGEFLSPIAINAAYGGVTSFFGTGLSYDAATQTLSGVLSNGDALHALVYLSGGTVAETNDDGTEITFSYDSGVSTDPPTNPEPPPVPEPTSLIVFGLAGAFAMARHRRISRGRTASRSNC; this is translated from the coding sequence ATGCGCAGGATGCGACTGGCGGCGACCCTGTTCGCCCTCACCCTCTCGTCGACGGCCCTCGGCGTGCCGATCATCACGGTTGAGGATGGCTCAACGCTCGTCGTCGACTCCGCGACGAAGGCCAATTACGATGTGCGAGGCTCGCTCGACATCCGCGCCGGCGCGGACGTCAACAGCGTCTACAGCTACAGCGAGGGGTCGGGGAAAGTGACCATGTCGGGCGGCCGGGTCGACTATGGGATCAGCCTCAGCCGAGGCCTCTTCGAGTCCACCGGCGGCGAATCCTACGGGGCCGGCAACTATTCCAACGGCCTGGACATCGGATGGGGCCAGGCGGTGATCTCCGGCGGGACGTTCGTTGGCGGCAACGGCACGCTCGCCGCCGGAAGCGGCGTCGCGGGCTCGGCGGGGACCTGGAACGGCGTCCCGTTCGTCTCGGAACTGGCCATCAGCGGCGGCACGTTCATCGGCGGCACCGGCGCGGGCGGCTATTACGGCGGCGATACAGGTTATTCGCTCATCTCGCTCGGCAACACGACGGTGACCGGCGGCGAGTTCCTCAGCCCGATCGCCATCAACGCCGCGTACGGCGGCGTGACCAGCTTCTTCGGGACTGGCCTCTCCTACGATGCCGCCACCCAGACGCTCTCCGGCGTGCTCTCGAACGGCGACGCCCTCCACGCCCTGGTCTACCTCTCGGGCGGGACGGTCGCCGAGACCAACGACGACGGCACGGAGATCACCTTCTCCTATGACTCCGGCGTCTCCACCGACCCGCCGACGAACCCGGAGCCGCCGCCGGTCCCCGAGCCGACCTCGCTGATCGTCTTCGGCCTTGCTGGGGCGTTCGCCATGGCGCGTCATCGTCGGATCAGCCGCGGAAGGACCGCGAGCCGCTCCAATTGCTGA
- a CDS encoding PEP-CTERM sorting domain-containing protein, with product MRRMRLTATLFALTLSSSVFATPITVPNGSTLVVDSATKEMYNVRGSLEIRAGADIHYVYTDPESPGKVTMSGGLVDNGISIGQGFFEATGGESRGVGTYASGLTVGWAQARISGGTFIGGDSPFQPGNGITGSALNWGAGPFLSELTISGGTFIGGTGSGGYYGGTSGYSLLSLGNTTVTGGEFLSPIAIDAAYGGATSFFGTGLSYDAATQTLSGVLSNGDALHALVYLSGGTVARTNDDGTEITFSNDSGVSTDPPTNPEPPQIPEPTSLVVFGLAGAFAMVYRRRARR from the coding sequence ATGCGCAGGATGCGACTAACGGCGACCCTGTTCGCCCTCACCCTTTCGTCATCGGTCTTCGCGACGCCGATCACCGTTCCCAACGGCTCGACGCTCGTCGTCGACTCGGCGACGAAGGAGATGTACAACGTTCGAGGTTCGCTTGAGATCCGCGCCGGGGCGGACATCCACTACGTCTACACTGACCCCGAAAGCCCGGGAAAAGTGACGATGTCGGGCGGCTTGGTCGACAATGGGATCAGTATCGGCCAGGGCTTCTTCGAGGCGACCGGCGGCGAGTCTCGGGGCGTCGGCACCTACGCTAGCGGGCTGACGGTCGGTTGGGCCCAGGCGCGGATCTCCGGCGGCACGTTCATCGGCGGCGATTCACCCTTCCAGCCGGGGAATGGCATCACTGGCTCAGCGCTAAACTGGGGCGCCGGCCCCTTCCTCTCGGAGTTAACCATCAGCGGCGGCACGTTCATCGGCGGGACGGGTTCAGGGGGCTACTACGGCGGGACTTCGGGCTACTCACTCCTGTCGCTCGGCAACACGACGGTGACCGGCGGCGAGTTCCTCAGCCCGATCGCCATCGACGCCGCGTACGGCGGCGCGACCAGCTTCTTCGGGACCGGCCTCTCCTACGACGCCGCCACTCAGACGCTCTCCGGCGTGCTCTCGAACGGCGACGCCCTCCACGCCCTGGTCTACCTCTCGGGCGGGACGGTCGCCAGGACCAACGACGACGGTACGGAGATCACATTCTCCAACGACTCCGGAGTCTCCACCGATCCGCCGACGAATCCTGAGCCGCCGCAGATCCCGGAACCGACCTCGCTGGTGGTCTTCGGTCTCGCCGGCGCCTTCGCCATGGTCTACCGCCGTCGGGCCCGCCGCTGA
- a CDS encoding YybH family protein, with protein MTKPSAALVFLLTLVSPVLAQAQTVSKDDDAALREVVRKYVDAREARDAKAVEALLTADADQLVSDGTWRHGRDSLVQGMLESSRKNPAKRTIDVETIRLVTPDVALVDGRYTQVGAADVRAMWTAFTMKRTTEGWKIAAIRNMLPAPPAK; from the coding sequence GTGACCAAGCCCTCCGCAGCCCTCGTCTTCCTGCTGACCCTCGTCTCCCCGGTTCTGGCCCAGGCGCAGACCGTTTCGAAGGACGACGACGCCGCCCTGCGCGAGGTCGTCCGCAAGTACGTCGACGCCCGCGAGGCCCGCGACGCGAAGGCCGTCGAAGCCCTGCTGACCGCCGACGCCGATCAACTCGTCTCCGACGGCACCTGGCGCCACGGCCGCGATTCGCTCGTCCAGGGGATGCTGGAATCCTCACGCAAGAACCCGGCGAAGCGGACGATCGACGTCGAGACCATCCGCCTGGTCACCCCGGACGTCGCTCTCGTCGACGGCCGCTACACCCAGGTCGGCGCCGCCGACGTTCGCGCCATGTGGACGGCCTTCACGATGAAGCGGACCACCGAGGGCTGGAAGATCGCGGCCATCCGCAACATGCTCCCCGCGCCGCCGGCGAAGTAA
- a CDS encoding SGNH/GDSL hydrolase family protein encodes MNRGRGSSILDAMTSPPDPSPPEAPPAAKRPLRLSRQRLWLFRGVLLLAVALGQEVVFRAMFPRPEVQQFNRIHYQQMAQSHPQFKKTMERGLVYDRLWIESRPDGFSEVHNLNLYGFRGPDFRIARTPGQRRILVVGDSVVEGEGVPDSQTITAEWSRILSREGSPAEVINLGVIAASMPHLWILLRDAVALLRPDDVVLALYCNDLPAPFIYDSLNQPPKRFEPIEVDPWEPRLVDLIDRAIYEKPIYRRWFHPAIRFFAPIPDETNPWADGRPCPSGLEKALYDDMRAGRINPWLHHQSEDMPGLLSHDFSKDGSPQTILQRMADLSKIFEARMMVAYIPFCGVVHTRYAKALVEMGMKPDLAAALPGDPKYRAQNRILAEVCGQLNLPLADATPDLEAAEAAGTPHYWAYDTHPNAQGYAVIARRIHETWSTSLRDARKPSSQSGAQP; translated from the coding sequence GTGAATCGCGGTCGGGGATCGAGTATCCTGGACGCCATGACCTCTCCGCCCGACCCCTCGCCCCCTGAAGCCCCCCCCGCCGCGAAGCGGCCCCTGCGGCTCTCGCGGCAGCGCCTTTGGCTGTTCCGAGGCGTGCTGCTGCTGGCGGTCGCGCTCGGCCAGGAGGTCGTCTTCCGGGCGATGTTCCCGCGGCCGGAGGTCCAGCAGTTCAACCGGATCCACTACCAGCAGATGGCCCAGTCGCACCCGCAGTTCAAGAAGACGATGGAGCGCGGCCTGGTCTACGACCGGCTCTGGATCGAGAGCCGCCCGGACGGCTTCTCCGAGGTCCACAACCTCAACCTCTACGGCTTTCGAGGCCCCGATTTCCGCATCGCACGGACGCCCGGCCAGCGACGGATCCTCGTCGTCGGCGACAGCGTCGTGGAAGGCGAAGGCGTTCCCGACTCTCAGACGATCACCGCCGAGTGGTCGCGGATCCTGTCTCGTGAAGGATCCCCTGCCGAGGTGATCAACCTGGGCGTGATCGCCGCGAGCATGCCCCACCTGTGGATCCTCCTCCGCGACGCCGTCGCGCTGCTGCGTCCCGACGACGTCGTCCTCGCGCTCTACTGCAACGATCTCCCCGCCCCGTTCATTTACGATTCACTCAACCAGCCGCCGAAGCGGTTCGAGCCCATCGAGGTCGACCCCTGGGAGCCTCGGCTGGTCGACCTGATCGACCGCGCGATCTACGAGAAGCCGATCTACCGCCGCTGGTTCCACCCGGCGATCCGCTTCTTCGCTCCGATCCCCGACGAGACCAACCCCTGGGCCGACGGCCGCCCCTGCCCGTCGGGGCTCGAAAAGGCGCTGTACGACGACATGAGGGCCGGCCGGATCAATCCGTGGCTTCACCATCAGTCGGAGGACATGCCCGGCCTGCTCTCGCACGACTTCTCGAAGGACGGCTCCCCGCAGACGATCCTCCAGCGGATGGCCGATCTCTCCAAGATCTTCGAGGCGCGAATGATGGTCGCCTACATCCCCTTCTGCGGCGTCGTCCACACGCGCTACGCGAAGGCCCTCGTCGAGATGGGGATGAAACCGGACCTCGCCGCAGCCCTCCCCGGCGATCCGAAGTACCGCGCCCAGAATCGCATCCTCGCCGAGGTCTGCGGCCAGTTGAATCTCCCCCTGGCCGACGCCACGCCCGACCTGGAGGCCGCCGAGGCCGCCGGGACGCCCCATTACTGGGCCTACGACACGCACCCCAACGCCCAGGGCTACGCCGTCATCGCCCGCCGCATCCACGAGACCTGGAGCACATCGCTCCGCGACGCGAGGAAGCCCTCATCCCAATCCGGAGCCCAGCCGTGA
- a CDS encoding LssY C-terminal domain-containing protein codes for MADDQHDPLQNDAAPAVAAEIAQDLSETAPAPEAEAAAVPALVRSWKRRWSARTGKFLAYSVVFWLIVAYVVAPFFWTHYEHHPAMMDAPRTTLTAQGIPGDPLNVGLIGTREELVKAMHAAGWDPADPVTLRTSLEIAGSVIRGRPYNDAPVSPLFVFGRKQDLAFEKPVGDSAKQRHHVRFWESKDLGRDGMPLWIGAVTFDRSVGLSHRTGQITHHIAPDVDDERNGLFADLRGRDRLSEIFQVTGVGATLIGRNGGGDPYYTDGEMTIGVLTAADRPDSTPETLANPPVIRFKEQLWSAVKPILDSLPANQPDAPEDDDDQP; via the coding sequence ATGGCCGACGATCAACACGATCCGCTCCAGAACGACGCGGCCCCGGCGGTCGCGGCCGAGATCGCTCAGGACCTCTCTGAAACCGCGCCCGCTCCCGAGGCCGAGGCGGCGGCCGTTCCCGCGTTGGTGCGGTCCTGGAAGCGGCGGTGGTCGGCGCGGACGGGGAAGTTCCTGGCGTACTCCGTGGTCTTCTGGCTGATCGTGGCGTATGTGGTCGCGCCGTTCTTCTGGACGCACTACGAACACCACCCGGCCATGATGGACGCCCCTCGGACGACCCTCACGGCGCAGGGGATTCCCGGCGACCCGCTGAACGTCGGGTTGATCGGCACGCGCGAGGAACTGGTCAAGGCCATGCACGCCGCCGGTTGGGATCCGGCCGATCCCGTGACGCTCCGCACCAGCCTGGAGATCGCCGGCAGCGTGATCCGAGGCCGTCCCTACAACGACGCCCCCGTCAGCCCGCTCTTCGTCTTCGGCCGCAAGCAGGATCTGGCCTTCGAGAAGCCCGTCGGCGACAGCGCGAAGCAGCGGCACCACGTCCGGTTCTGGGAGTCGAAGGACCTGGGCCGGGACGGCATGCCGCTCTGGATCGGAGCCGTGACGTTCGACCGGAGCGTTGGCCTGAGCCATCGGACCGGGCAGATCACCCACCACATCGCCCCCGACGTCGACGACGAGCGCAACGGCCTGTTCGCCGATCTCCGCGGCCGGGATCGGCTCTCCGAGATCTTCCAGGTCACGGGCGTCGGCGCCACGCTGATCGGCCGCAACGGCGGCGGCGACCCCTATTACACCGACGGCGAAATGACGATCGGCGTCTTGACTGCTGCCGACCGCCCCGACTCCACGCCCGAGACGCTCGCCAACCCGCCCGTCATCCGCTTCAAGGAGCAGCTCTGGTCGGCCGTCAAACCGATCCTCGATTCGCTCCCCGCCAACCAGCCTGATGCGCCCGAGGACGACGACGACCAGCCGTGA
- a CDS encoding MOSC domain-containing protein — protein MDGAAVLASIQVGKPREAGTEGAADPFDRPWVSGFWKETAAGPVDLRWTNLDGDGQADLVNHGGVDKAVCCYSAAHYPGWRSELGRPDMAFGAFGENFTIDGLVEPDVCIGDTFRVGTAVVQVSQPRQPCWKLARRWRIKELTFLVQDSGRTGWYFRVLTEGVVQTGEPLTLVDRPHPDWTIARANQVMHHDKADLASAAALAALPTLSASWKTTLHNRIAKGIEADATRRLEGRGASG, from the coding sequence ATGGATGGGGCGGCGGTGCTGGCTTCGATCCAGGTGGGGAAGCCTCGCGAGGCGGGGACCGAGGGGGCGGCGGACCCGTTCGATCGGCCGTGGGTCAGCGGGTTCTGGAAGGAGACCGCGGCCGGGCCGGTGGACCTGCGCTGGACGAACCTCGACGGCGACGGCCAGGCCGATCTGGTGAACCACGGCGGGGTCGACAAGGCCGTCTGCTGCTACTCGGCGGCCCATTATCCGGGATGGCGGAGCGAGTTAGGCCGTCCTGACATGGCTTTTGGCGCGTTCGGCGAGAACTTCACCATCGACGGCCTCGTCGAACCCGACGTCTGCATCGGCGACACCTTCCGCGTGGGGACGGCCGTGGTGCAGGTCTCGCAGCCGAGGCAGCCCTGCTGGAAGCTCGCCCGCCGCTGGCGGATCAAGGAGTTGACGTTTCTCGTCCAGGATTCCGGACGCACCGGCTGGTACTTCCGCGTCTTGACCGAGGGAGTCGTTCAGACCGGCGAGCCGTTGACGCTCGTGGATCGTCCGCACCCGGACTGGACCATCGCTCGGGCCAACCAGGTCATGCACCACGATAAGGCCGACCTCGCCTCCGCCGCCGCGCTCGCCGCTCTGCCGACGCTCTCCGCAAGCTGGAAGACAACGCTGCACAACCGGATTGCGAAGGGGATCGAGGCCGACGCGACTCGTCGTCTGGAAGGACGGGGAGCGTCGGGATAG
- a CDS encoding TolB-like translocation protein encodes MIHRCLRLVFGGACLLASLFPTAVQAQQAVAKAPDMAALAKAGRETIARLEKESASWTSTMHLPGSADVIVEMLSTPNGRRMTLSMSLRGQRAEAIRIVERDGVWYVKEHNKRGKYRPYEAPFLLPTAYIFLLRAEALAVNEAGPSPESYEGTTNGVASYRTPLPDSARRQLQSTLEHLEKLKALAPEKAAAPELVRIGEQGRELLDRGMPTKVDSTTGLIVLDGAPDRQTEMRDFRWLDAVDPNELRVDDQQWEDFADDPTAGDTSDLVLINHSGIWRPGQPAGDSDGRLLDVRTGRLRRIPLREPIVMSGCFLKDRAKVIVSGLDQARGGLDLYEVDLKTGANRRLGGERLAEGNTLMPACSPDGKTIAALHKPPAGDPLDATLVLVDVESGAARPLGVPRDQAFLSWTPDGKGLILLVREPLDPKDLNSPRTSSISRLDLDGRLTKLREGTMPVVLSDGRILFQDEKAHGWKTCNLEGGDEKEYAGGLAGYGFPAPAADGKRIFMMHFVPGQGPTPTVLPIDEAEGKPATTAPGLWSMPAWR; translated from the coding sequence ATGATCCATCGCTGCTTGCGTCTCGTTTTCGGGGGGGCCTGCCTCCTCGCCTCGCTCTTCCCAACAGCCGTTCAGGCCCAACAGGCCGTCGCCAAGGCTCCCGACATGGCCGCTCTGGCGAAGGCCGGGCGCGAGACGATCGCCAGGCTGGAGAAGGAGTCGGCGTCGTGGACGTCGACGATGCACCTGCCCGGCTCGGCCGACGTGATCGTCGAGATGCTCTCCACGCCCAACGGGCGGCGGATGACCCTCTCCATGTCGCTTCGGGGCCAGCGAGCCGAAGCGATCCGGATCGTGGAACGCGACGGCGTCTGGTACGTGAAGGAACACAACAAGCGGGGCAAGTACCGCCCTTACGAGGCGCCCTTTCTGCTCCCGACCGCCTACATCTTCCTGCTCCGCGCCGAGGCCCTGGCCGTGAACGAGGCTGGACCGTCGCCCGAATCCTACGAGGGGACGACGAACGGCGTGGCGTCGTATCGCACGCCGCTTCCCGACTCGGCGCGGCGACAGCTCCAGTCGACGCTCGAGCACCTGGAGAAGCTCAAGGCCCTGGCCCCGGAAAAGGCGGCCGCGCCCGAGTTGGTGCGGATCGGAGAGCAAGGCCGCGAACTCCTCGACCGAGGCATGCCGACGAAGGTCGATTCGACCACCGGCCTGATCGTCCTCGACGGCGCCCCCGACCGTCAGACGGAGATGCGGGATTTCCGCTGGCTCGACGCCGTCGACCCAAACGAGCTGCGAGTCGACGACCAGCAGTGGGAGGACTTCGCCGACGACCCCACCGCGGGCGACACGTCCGACCTGGTGTTGATCAACCACTCCGGCATCTGGAGGCCCGGCCAGCCGGCCGGCGACAGCGACGGCCGACTGCTCGACGTCCGCACCGGCCGCCTGCGGCGGATCCCCTTGCGGGAGCCGATCGTCATGTCCGGATGCTTCCTCAAGGACCGGGCGAAGGTGATCGTCTCGGGGCTCGATCAGGCGCGCGGGGGGCTGGACCTGTACGAGGTCGACCTCAAGACCGGCGCGAACCGTCGGCTCGGGGGCGAACGGCTCGCCGAGGGAAATACGCTGATGCCGGCGTGCTCGCCTGACGGCAAGACGATCGCCGCGCTGCACAAGCCGCCGGCCGGCGATCCTCTGGATGCGACGCTGGTCCTCGTGGACGTCGAGAGCGGTGCGGCCCGACCCCTCGGAGTGCCTCGCGACCAGGCGTTCCTCTCCTGGACTCCCGACGGCAAGGGGTTGATCCTCCTCGTGCGGGAACCGCTCGACCCCAAGGACCTGAATTCGCCGCGGACCTCGTCGATCTCTCGGCTCGACCTGGACGGCCGGCTGACGAAGCTGCGCGAGGGGACGATGCCGGTCGTCCTGTCCGACGGCCGGATCCTCTTCCAGGACGAGAAGGCCCACGGCTGGAAGACGTGCAACCTTGAAGGCGGCGACGAGAAGGAGTACGCCGGCGGCCTCGCCGGCTACGGCTTCCCGGCTCCCGCGGCCGACGGCAAGCGGATCTTCATGATGCACTTCGTCCCGGGCCAGGGCCCGACGCCGACCGTGCTGCCGATCGACGAGGCCGAGGGGAAGCCGGCGACCACCGCGCCGGGGCTCTGGAGCATGCCGGCCTGGCGCTGA
- the rsmA gene encoding 16S rRNA (adenine(1518)-N(6)/adenine(1519)-N(6))-dimethyltransferase RsmA, producing the protein MSDQEPTRQTQSYLRKLFDRHGLAPRHRLGQNFLIDLNIHDLIVEQAAIEPGDMVLEVGPGAGALTSLMASRGAKVLAVELDPGMAALATKSVAEFPNAKVLNLDALAGKHAVAPEVLETLDRGRDGGPFKLVANLPYNIATPLIMNLMVDDERRPSLIVVTIQKELGERMIAGPGDSENSALSVLLQALATIEIARVLPPSVFWPRPKVDSAVVVIRPDPAERENVGDLAWFHRIVREVFLYRRKVIRVVLAKMAPEGVSKADVDALLQSLAINGGLRAEALEVPQWIALAKALKTSWGAVTPTEAEGEGGGPSDD; encoded by the coding sequence GTGAGCGACCAAGAACCGACGCGGCAGACCCAGTCCTACCTCCGCAAACTGTTCGACCGCCACGGCCTCGCGCCTCGGCATCGGCTCGGGCAGAACTTCCTCATCGACCTGAACATCCACGACCTGATCGTCGAGCAAGCGGCGATCGAGCCCGGCGACATGGTCCTGGAAGTCGGCCCCGGCGCGGGGGCGTTGACCTCCTTGATGGCGTCGCGCGGGGCGAAGGTGCTCGCCGTCGAGCTTGACCCGGGCATGGCCGCGCTCGCGACCAAATCGGTCGCCGAGTTCCCGAACGCCAAGGTGCTGAACCTTGACGCCCTGGCCGGCAAACACGCCGTCGCCCCCGAGGTGCTGGAGACGCTCGACCGCGGCCGCGACGGCGGCCCCTTCAAGCTGGTGGCGAACCTCCCGTACAACATCGCCACGCCGCTCATCATGAACCTGATGGTCGACGACGAACGCCGGCCTTCGCTGATCGTCGTCACCATCCAGAAGGAGCTGGGCGAACGGATGATCGCCGGCCCCGGCGACTCCGAGAACAGCGCCCTCTCCGTGCTCCTCCAGGCGCTGGCGACGATCGAGATCGCCCGCGTTTTGCCCCCCTCGGTCTTCTGGCCCCGACCGAAGGTCGATTCGGCCGTCGTGGTGATCCGTCCCGACCCGGCCGAGCGCGAGAACGTCGGCGACCTGGCGTGGTTCCACCGGATCGTCCGCGAGGTCTTCCTCTACCGCCGCAAGGTCATCCGCGTCGTGCTCGCCAAGATGGCCCCCGAGGGCGTCTCCAAGGCCGACGTCGACGCCCTGCTGCAATCCCTCGCCATCAACGGCGGCCTCCGCGCCGAGGCTCTGGAAGTCCCCCAGTGGATCGCCCTGGCCAAGGCCCTCAAGACGAGCTGGGGCGCCGTGACTCCGACCGAGGCCGAGGGCGAGGGCGGGGGGCCGAGCGACGATTAA
- a CDS encoding riboflavin synthase gives MFTGLVEAMGRIEAMTDEEGGKRLAVRWDGLDAPLAIGESVAVNGCCLSVVATAPERFEVQAGPETLVRTNLGARKVGDPVNLERSVRVGDRLGGHFVQGHVDATAVLRERRREGEWEFFAFDVDPAWTVLMVDKGSIAVDGVSLTLVNVEPAGFSIMLIPHTLSVTTLGTLKPGDRVNIEADVLAKHVQKLLGQNR, from the coding sequence GTGTTCACCGGGCTGGTCGAGGCGATGGGGCGGATTGAGGCGATGACGGACGAGGAGGGCGGCAAACGGCTGGCCGTCCGCTGGGATGGGCTGGATGCGCCCCTCGCCATCGGTGAGAGCGTGGCCGTCAACGGCTGCTGCCTGTCGGTCGTCGCCACGGCCCCGGAGCGGTTCGAGGTCCAGGCCGGGCCGGAGACGCTCGTCCGAACGAATCTCGGAGCCCGCAAGGTCGGCGACCCGGTCAACCTGGAGCGCTCGGTCCGCGTCGGCGACCGTCTCGGCGGCCACTTCGTCCAGGGGCACGTCGACGCCACGGCCGTCCTCCGCGAGCGCCGTCGCGAGGGGGAGTGGGAGTTCTTCGCCTTCGACGTCGACCCGGCCTGGACGGTCCTGATGGTTGACAAGGGCTCGATCGCCGTCGACGGCGTCAGCCTGACGTTGGTGAACGTGGAGCCGGCGGGGTTCTCCATCATGCTGATCCCCCACACGCTGAGCGTCACCACACTGGGGACGCTCAAGCCCGGCGACCGCGTGAACATCGAGGCCGACGTCCTGGCCAAGCACGTCCAGAAGCTGCTGGGACAAAACCGGTGA
- a CDS encoding DUF1501 domain-containing protein has translation MDPIRERVNLETRRSFFGRAGVMSLGAAALADLMAREGIAFGGDPAAPKLPVDTGGLPGLPHFAPKAKRAIYLHMNGGPSQLDLFDYKPKMEAMYDKDLPESIRNGQRLTTMTSGQARFPVAPSKFKFAKQGQSGMWVSELLPWTSKIVDEISLVQTVWTEAINHDPAVTYICTGNQVPGRASLGSWLSYGLGTMNRDLPAFVVMTPTWSSKTPAQALYNRLWSAGFLPSKHQGVSLRATGDPVLFLSNPSGVDSSVRRRTLDAINRLNQKEYDAFTDPETQARIAQYEMAFRMQTSVPELTDVASEPQHVLDMYGPDVHRPGSFARCALLARRLAERDVRFVQIFHRGWDQHGNLAGDLPAQCQDVDQATYALITDLKQRGLLDDTLVIWGGEFGRTIYCQGPLSRENYGRDHHPKCFPIWFAGGGIKKGVVHGETDDFSYNVVKDPVHIHDMNATILHCMGIDHKRLTFKSQGLDMRLTGVLDQNPVKAILA, from the coding sequence ATGGACCCGATCCGCGAGCGAGTCAACCTGGAAACCCGTCGCAGCTTCTTCGGCCGAGCCGGCGTGATGAGCCTCGGCGCCGCCGCCCTGGCCGACCTCATGGCGCGCGAGGGGATCGCCTTCGGCGGCGACCCGGCCGCGCCCAAGCTCCCGGTCGACACCGGCGGTCTCCCCGGCCTCCCCCACTTCGCCCCCAAGGCCAAGCGGGCGATCTACCTCCACATGAACGGCGGGCCGTCGCAGCTCGACCTCTTCGACTACAAGCCGAAGATGGAGGCGATGTACGACAAGGACCTGCCGGAGTCCATCCGCAACGGCCAGCGCCTGACCACGATGACCAGCGGCCAGGCCCGCTTCCCCGTCGCGCCCTCGAAGTTCAAGTTCGCCAAGCAGGGCCAGTCCGGCATGTGGGTGAGCGAGTTGCTCCCCTGGACGTCCAAGATCGTCGACGAGATCTCCCTCGTGCAGACGGTCTGGACCGAGGCGATCAACCACGACCCGGCCGTCACCTACATCTGCACGGGCAATCAGGTCCCCGGCCGCGCCAGCCTGGGCTCCTGGCTGAGCTACGGCCTGGGGACGATGAACCGCGACCTCCCCGCGTTCGTCGTCATGACGCCGACGTGGTCGAGCAAGACCCCCGCGCAGGCCCTCTACAACCGCCTCTGGAGCGCGGGGTTCCTCCCCAGCAAGCACCAGGGGGTCTCGCTGCGAGCGACCGGCGACCCGGTGCTCTTCCTGTCGAACCCCTCGGGCGTCGATTCGTCGGTCCGCCGGCGCACGCTCGATGCGATCAACCGCCTCAATCAGAAGGAGTACGACGCCTTCACCGATCCGGAGACGCAGGCTCGCATCGCCCAGTACGAGATGGCCTTCCGGATGCAGACGAGCGTCCCCGAGCTGACGGACGTCGCCAGCGAGCCCCAACACGTCCTCGACATGTACGGGCCCGACGTCCACCGCCCGGGCTCGTTCGCCCGCTGCGCCTTGCTCGCCCGTCGCCTCGCCGAGCGCGACGTCCGCTTCGTCCAGATCTTCCACCGCGGTTGGGACCAGCACGGCAACCTGGCCGGCGACCTCCCCGCCCAGTGCCAGGACGTCGACCAGGCGACCTACGCCCTGATCACCGACCTCAAGCAGCGCGGCTTGCTGGACGACACCCTGGTGATCTGGGGCGGCGAGTTCGGCCGCACCATTTATTGCCAGGGCCCGCTCAGCCGCGAGAACTACGGCCGCGACCACCACCCCAAGTGCTTCCCCATCTGGTTCGCCGGCGGCGGCATCAAGAAGGGCGTGGTCCACGGCGAGACCGACGATTTCAGCTACAACGTCGTGAAGGACCCCGTCCACATCCACGACATGAACGCCACGATCCTCCACTGCATGGGGATCGACCACAAGCGCCTGACGTTCAAGTCCCAGGGCCTCGACATGCGTCTCACCGGCGTCCTCGACCAGAATCCCGTGAAGGCGATCCTGGCCTGA